The nucleotide sequence tatttgttgtattaacatgcaaactagttgttgtttaaatacttttttgaaaataaaagttgaatttttttataatgtgtttatttatgtgcgtgtgaatggtggcgatcgtcaaaatacggacggatgaatttacttttgccacagcatcactaaacaaagaactaaattccaacacacacatgcacaagtatcaatgctgttgtggttgagagtgccagaacacattgaaatgattgtttttcaacaacaatcgatatccataacacaaattctaacttatactagctccgcaaaaaaaatgtatggggattcggatctgtccgtccgcatagcgatatcaagagcatcgaaactaattgtgatttcacaggacaaaaacacaagtttacctaattttgtatactgtaaatacaagtttgtgcacccttgaagtgagttataatgttgccgaggtcaatttgcccttgatcgaggcacggtgacccgagtttcaaagttgcgatcctgtccgtctaaacaatgtaacgatcgccacttttttcttttcattcaaaaactaaccgtttggggaggaagtgacctcacgttgttttacgttgacgctcgcgctcgacagaaaaagaccgcaacagtttttcagttaaaaaaatcgcaaagtaattacattttctgaggttttctagtgtccgtctagtaacaatcgccactctaacgatcgccactgagtgttgaagtcacatttaactcaattttcgactgttttaagaaactattttgacgctcaatcgtcacgtttcagtgtcgaaacacgtactgtgcatttgcaatcagccggtgtgtccaaactgaaatgcgagtgatgcctcgatttgtggcgatcgctcacgtggttgacggacagaaataccttcttagggggtaggggaacagttactcctccatacaataatggtgtttacaaatgattgcaaacttgtctctttataaactgttcagacatgtcttctcttcaataattttcagttttgctcggtttgttaatcaggagcaccctgcagtaaatgtttcatctgtgacaatgctcgaaatgttgacgtaattccaatgcccatatccttctcttgttacctcatctagccaaaaccattgaagatagaaagacatttattgaacaaactagatgcacaacaccagtcttaacacgttttggtcttacatgtatatgaaaatattgatggccaaggaatggtttgaaaaaaaagacggtttttcccttcaaaacggtctaggtctgccggaagtcgtattttttcaaaccattcatttgagaatcaatattttgatatacatacaagaacaaaacttgttaagaatgatgtggggcatattttttgttcaataaatgtctttctatcttcaacggttttggctatatgagctatatgcatgcataggatgaccgtattgctttttttgcgttttcagggtatgccgctttgcgcctggtttttagatataaataaggaccaggactataaaaaaaattactgtttttagttgtaacaaactcactttgttggaaaaacatgtcctttgaattgtgtgccaacatttattttgtagaatttgagtgtgtaaatagtaaattgctgaacacaatactgtgaaacctgccaaagcaacaacaaaagacacgaGTACAGTCCAATCCGAGTCCACTCAAAGTAGACATTCCAAAGCCGGTGGTGGTCATCCGAACATATTCTCCCCGGGCCCCCTGATATTGTTTTTACACATCGCTCAAGTGTGAAACACTGCCCCACGCAGATTCAACGGTCTCTTTTGTCCCCTATCCGATTATTTTCCGATCCTTGTTTTCTAAACACCCAGCAACGCGGCAGCGATTAAGACTGTCCTTCCGATTATTACAACATTTCTCTCGGCATTCACCATGAAACGCATTGTTCAAAATGGCGCGTTTAGCAGGCCAGGCGTGTAAAATGTTTTCGCTGATTATTCAAGGATCACTTTTGTGAGCACGCAGAATGCTGACAATGTTCTTTCGTAAGGATGGAATTTCTACTGCTTTTTGTTTTGAGCTTCGGTTCTGCTCTAGGTTTCTTCCAGGTCACGTCGAGCTGTGTTTAATGAGTTCAGCAACAAACGTACTTGATTCTTCATGAAAAAAGTAATTAAggatgttttttgtgtgtgttgagcattgtttttgggtttttatttttttttattctctaacAGGGGTACCTGTCAAACTGTGTCTAACTAACAACAAGAAAAAGACTGAAGGGAAGACTCTTTCGGCGTGTATCATTCAAAATCAATAAACGGTATTTCCATTGAAATTCAGCCTATTACACGGAAGACAAAAGGGAATGGGACTGTCGGATAATTTTCGAGTATAACGGTAATAAATACCGTTAAGTGTTAAATCATGCAACAATTTCAGAAAGTAAAAGACGTCATGCacccatctatccatccatccgtGCGCCTGTCAGttcctctaccccccccccccccacacacacacacacacacacaccccccccccccccaccctaccCATTATAGTTAAAGGGATAATATCTAAGAAAACAAAGGACCTCAGATTGCTTCCAAAGTTATACAATAAGATTCTGCCTaacaaatacatgtatattgtgtgtaaaaaatgtctgtttgtctgtctgtctgtacaaaattccatttcaagcggtagaaattaatatgtaaagcgcggagagcacagttgtggttcgcgctatataagctccccataataataataataataataatgcgaCCGCGCAGGAGGACTGCTTTTAGTTTGCAAAAGAAAGGATTTTAAAagctaaacaagtcgcgtaaggcgaaaatacaacatttagtcaagtagctgtcgaactcacagaatgaaactgaacgcaatgccatttttcagcaagaccgtatactcatggcaaaggcagtgaaattgacaagaagagcggggtagtaccggtagttgcgctaagaaggatagcacgcttttctgtacctctctttgttttaactttctgagcgtgtttttaatccaaacatatcatatctatatgtttttggaatcaggaaccgacaaggaataagatgaaagtgtttttaaattgatttcgacaatttaattttgataataatttttatatatttaattttcagagcttgtttttaatccaattataacatatttatatgtttttggaatcagaaaatgatggagaataagatgaacgtaaatttggatcgttttataaatttttatttttttttacaattttcagatttttaatgaccaaagtcattaattaatttttaagccaccaagctgaaatgcaataccgaagtccgggctttgtcgaagattacttgaccaaaatttcaaccaatttggttgaaaaataagggcgtgacagtgccgcctcaactttcacgaaaagccggatatgacgtcatcaaagacatttatcaaaaaaatgaaaaaaacgttcggggatttcatacccaggaactctcatgtcaaatttcataaagatcggtccagtagtttagtctgaatcgctctacacacacacacagacacacacacacacacacacacacgcacatacaccacgaccctcgtctcgattcccccctctacgttaaaacatttagtcaaaacttgactaaatgtaataaaatgtTGTCAaataggtaaaaaaaaaaagaacattcTTGGGAGCGTCAGGTtggattacttcccttgatttacttcatttgtttgtgtactTGATAGTGTAACTAAGCTActcccataccccccccccccccacccaacgATCAAATCAATAGTATGCCTTAAAAATAAGTGCGTCCATCTATGcatccattcattcatccatccatcttcAGTACTCTGAAGCAGGATTGCAACAGGAGTTTTCACTGATCAGAATAACAAAATACAGATACTGGACTCGATTGAACACCATCAATTCAATGTACATTTTATAGTGTTGGGATTCCACAAACACATATATAGACAGTGTTTAGAATACATCCAACCAACGTCCATGTACACTGACTGAACTGTCTTTGTCTAGTGCAAGTAAATGTTGCCTGTTTCATTGTATCATAAGCCACAACTACGTATAGAAACACAATGTCATCCCAAACTGTTATCAGCAGAACAGAAACTAAACGCTTACATTTTCATTGTCACGTACGTACAACACAACATTTACACAGTGTGGGTATACAACAACCCAGGACTCACTCGTACATGTATATAGCACAACTATGCCTCTCACTCCAGTAGCCTGTTTTATTGTCTGATTAGCATCTACTGCCTTACAGCGAAAACATTGAAAGTTGATCTTGAGTGCTGTGGCGTGTATCGCCCGAgggcacagacagagaggaatgCAATTGAGAGAGGCCATTTAGACCCATTTAGCCACGCCAAGACTCCGTCAAATATTAGTCTTGATATACCATTCAGGAGCAGTCACCCGGAAAATGCGGCCAACAATGGCTGTGTTTACTTTGAGCGCTCTTTTTCTGTCACGCATCCTTCCCAGCATGCTTACGCGAACGTCACATCCTGTTTGTCGTCTGCTCCGCATTTTCTGTGACGATTTAAGCGGCAGGATCTGGTGTGAAGATGTTTTTTTGGCTAGTCAAACAGCCTTTTAACTATGAATAATATTATGCTTTGAAAAATCGTTCTGGATATCGGTGTCTTAAGATCTCGTCGTGCTGCCTTTTTGCGCATTATGCAAGAGAAGAAACACTGATTTTTTGCACACGAATATCCCAACAACAACCATTAACATCTTATGATTTATGTTCTGCGCTTTGTTAACTGCTGAATTGTCTAGTGAAGCCTGAGGCAactaacaacaagtcgcgtaaggcgaaattactacatttaatcaagctgtcgaactcacggatcgaaactgaacgcactgtagtttttcaccaagacagtacagcttcgtcaatccccgcgagaaggaaatcgctcacctttcacatgcaaaacgcagtgaaattaacacgccagaatagcgcggtagcgtattgtgctaagcgggaaagcgagcttttctgtatacttgttaactttcggagcttgttttgaatacaacctatcatatctatatgtttttgaagtcaggaaatgataaagaataagatgaaatcatttttggatcgatttcttacatttttatcgtaagactaattaatctatttttgttaattgtgatcacattttaagagtaaacatgacatatgtatatatttttagatttagaatatgatgaagaatacgatgcaatcaattttaaatctgtttgcgaaaattcgattttaatgacaactttaatgagcaaactcattaattaattgttaagcctccaagctgaaatgaaatatcaaagtccgggctttgtcgaagattccttgaccaaaatttcaaccaatttggttgaaaaatgagagcgtgacagtgccgcctcaactttcacgaaaagccggatatgacgtcatcaaagctatttatcaaaaaaatgaaaaaaaacgtctggagataccatactcaggatctctcatgtcaagtgtcatgaagatcggtccagtagtttagtctgaatcgctctacacacacacacacacacacagacagacagacacacacacacatacacacacacacacacatacacacacacacacacatacacacacacatacaccacgaccctcttctcgattcccccctctatgttaaaacatttagtcataacttgactaaatgtaaaaagaacaagtcgcgtaaggcgaaaatacaacatttagtcaagtagctgtcgaactcacagagtgaaacggaacgcaatgcaacgcagcaagaccgtatactcgtagcatcgttagtccaccgctcacggcaaaggcagtgaaattgacaagaagagcggggtagtagttgcgctgagaaggatagcacgcttttctgtacctctcttcgttttaacttccggagcgtgtttttaatccaagcatatcatatctatatgtttttggaatcaggaaccgacaaggaataagatgaaagtgtttttaaattgatttcgacaatttaattttgataataatgtgtatatatttaattttcagagcttgtttttaatccaaatataacatacttatatgtttttggaatcagcaaatgatggaaaataagatgaacgtaaatttggatcgttttataaaaacaatattgtttttacaattttcagatttttaatgaccaaagtcattaattaatttttaagccaccaagctgaaatgcaataccgaagtccgggcttcgtcgaacattacttgaccaaaatttcaaccaatttggttgaaaaatgagggcgtgacagtgccgcctcaactttcacgaaaagccggatatgacgtcatcaaagacatttatcaaaaaaatgaaaaatacgttcggggatatcatacccaggaactctcatgtcaaattttataaagatcggtccagtagtttggtctgaatcgctctacacacacacacacacacacacgcacagacacacacacatacaccacgaccctcgtgtcgattcccccctctacgttaaaacatttagtcaaaacttgactaaatgtaaaaagaaaaagttgGGGGTTCCATAACCGTAATCATTTATAAACGTTACCAGTTATTTATAGCAATAGAGAAACAACTAATGTTCCAACTTGTGATATGGTTTTCTTCCACGGTCCTACATACGAGTTTTATTGAGGAGAAACAATTTAAATTAGTAGTACGAGAGATTGTTTAAAactgattaaaattcattttaAAACACAGCCATTGTTTAAAACTGATTAAAATTCTCGTACTACTAAAAAAGTATAGGCAGGGCCGAAAGATGTCTTCTAGCTCTGTCGTGAGGTGAAATGAAAGCACGCGTTGTAAACATTACCCTCAAATAGTTCTGTAGCGCACTTAGCTAGTACGAGTATAcggctttttttctcttttactTTAAATCAAGATTGGCGCCGACTAACCCGTGTTGGTAATGGGCAGAATACACCTGCgtagtttcagcggcacagacgacgcactgcctagtATGtttgccgcgatagggattatgacgagtacttggcctgttttcctttcacgcaacgtgtagcgggctgggataatctgcagtgcgtcgtcggtcctgctgaagttacataggtgagcggagcccctaaacGATAAAGCTATACAAAAGcacaagtattgaacacaaaCTACACACACAAATTGTTGACAACAGTTTTGAAACCTATTGGTCGCTTCTTATTATTGACATTGGGTGCCCTACACCTCATGACCATGACAACACAGATGGAAAATTTCCTCCTTTGAAGGCTTATTATGGTTTAACATAGAAATAAAATATAGAGCAAAAGGCAACAGAAAAACAGATAAAAACCAAAAGTGATCAAGACAGGGAATGGGATTATCTTTGAATTTTAAATATATGTTTGCATATTAGTGTGATACTATCAGTACTATTGCCGTCATCCGTGTTATTTATtcattctctgtgtgtgttgcagCGATCATCGGACGGTACCCAGTGTGTCCGCGAGGCTGCACGAGCTGTTCGCCTGTCAATGGCTGCGTCACGTGTGAGTCACGTTACTTCATGTTCCTGTACCGGCAGAATATGCGTCAGATCGGTATCTGCACACCCTCCTGTCCGCTGGGCTACTACGGCGTACGACATCAGTACTACAGCACGTGCAACCGTGAGTATTAGTTGAATAACAAAAGATTTCtctactcaccaatacaaggacagcacacacaaaaacaagtcaagtttTCGCCCATGGAGGCTTCTTCAGGACTTACGTGCAACACTGTGAGTATAGTTGAAAAATGAATTCTCTACTCACCaggacagcacacacaaaaacaagtcaagtttTCGCCCATGGAGGCTTCTTCAGGACTTACGTGCAACACTGTGAGTATAgttgaaaaaaaataattctctaCTCACCaggacagcacacacaaaaacaagtcaagtttTCGCCCATGGAGGCTTCTTCAGGACTTACGTGCAACACTGTGAGTATAGTTGAAAAATGAATTCTCTACTCACCaggacagcacacacaaaaaaaacaagtcaaacTTTCGCCTATGGAGACTTCTTCAGGacttacaaaaaaaaatacacagggaaacaaaaagcaaaatcaAAAGCAGCACAGAACAAACATGGGATTAAAACCTGGAATGAGTATTAGTCTATGTTCTACTTATAAATTGAATATATCGGAAGGCGACACAACCGGATGGCGACAACCCAAGTCGACTTCCAAGTCCACAGACAACGAGTCGCCGTAATGAAACGCCATCTTCCAGTCACCAAAAGTGTACCGTTCTTTCATGTTATTGCAGAAACGGCCTTTGTAAAATTGCTGTCTAACCGCGCTGATTGTCAATGTTGTTGGTCTTTTTCTAACCTTTTGCAACTCTTTCTTCGCGAAAATCTGTTAAATCGAGCtgttggatttgtatccagaAGTATGTTGGTCATGGGAAGACGACGTGTGCAATAGATCATTactgagtgagtgagagttacGTGGAACCAATTCATCTCCTGGCaccgagagaataacaagcatagAAATGAACTTTCATCTCTCCTTTTTTCAGGATGCCACATCGACCACTGCCAGGCGTGTTTCAGCAGACACTACTGCACGAGGTGCCAGGACCCCTACATGGCTTTCCAGGGACAATGCATTGAGCAGTGTCCGGAGGGCCTGTACTACGCCAACTATTCCAAGGACTGCCAGGAACGAGGTAACATTTTCACGTGACGAAAAGTCTAGGTGAAAGACTGAGAATTAGTCGACAATAAtatttttaaataaaaagaaaacacaccagtaaccaggttaggtacgtttatatttataatcaatatttcggcacgttattgccttcttcgggatggtaagcttatggaaagaatggaataacctatttttatttttattcaaaGAATCACGGggaaggttgtgtgtgtgtggaggaggggggggtggttgtCACGACACCCCTTTCATTTTGAAGGTGAGGTTTGAGAGAATATGTAATAACGAATGTTGCGAAGGCCCACGCTAGGTCCTTTATTCTGAGTAAAGCTGCCAAGAACAATGTCACTTTCATATTGAGAAGATAAACCAATCATAATTAGTTCATTGAGTAATGTCGAGATGGCCTGTATAAGCCAGTCATCTCTAGCAAAGAGATTGGAAAACAGGGGCAATAAATCCAGAGTTGTCTTATAGGCTTCGGATAGGATAGTACAACGATTTCCACACTGATGGCTCTCTAAAATTATAGTTTGGAAACCGTCCATGATACCATATCGACTTCCCCACAACACATATTCAAGAATTTGAACAGGAAGAATTTAAATGCACAGCCCTTTCCGTGTGCACGCTTCCGCTCAACTTCTCAGATcctggccagggttttacatttttggtatgtgcccaagttgaggaatgatcttatcccatataCCCCCAAAAATTGAGCAGATCTGAGGTAGGGAACGGATCTGATTTTATAGAAACGTCTATGACTTTAAGTCGATGACATGTAATATCTTACTTTGAccaaccattttttttcttcacattttGTTTGCTTCTCTTTCCAGTTGACTGTATTCCTGGCCCCTGGTCGCAGTGGTCAGTGTGTTCACGCAACGGACGCACGTGCGGATACAAGTGGGGCGTGCAGACCCGGACAAGACAGATCTTGCAGCCTCCTTCACCCAATGGCCAGGCCTGTACCGCCTTAAGCCGCTCTCAGCGATGCCGATTGGCTACGCGCTGGTGTAGCGGTAAGTTTGTGGGCGTGGCTTGTTGCTCTTTTCTCCATTTTCATTGGAGGGAGGATGTTTTCTCTGCTAGATCTATAGCCAGTCTTTAGCGGATTCATGTATCATAGGCATGAATggacttctttttcttttctttctttttttttcttagaaGAAGGGAGAGTTATATCGTTAGAATCATGCAAACTGAGTATTTTTTATTGCCGTTTGGATACCAATTACTAATTTGTACACTCTTCTCTTGTAATCTGGCGTGTATATTAATCATGTACTTGACACTTTTAACAATTTTCCATTACTAATACTGACTCACAAAAACGTATCATTACGAAGACATTTGAAAAGTGACGAAGTCCAAACTGTCGAAAATGTCGAAAATTCATTCCCCGATCCCGTAATTGTGTTAATCTCTTTGTGTTGTCTACCCAGTTTAGCTATGCACTTTTTTCTAGCGTTATTTTTTAACCGTAATGTTCGAGTGTTGGAATTTTGGAAATTTCGTGACCTTTGTAATGTAAAACATGAGTCAGAAATATACATAGTCTATAAACAATTTTATTCCCAAAGAGTCTGCTACTTCTACTTCCACTACTACCGCTACCAACTCAACTACTGATACTACTACTGTGAATTCAGTagtagaagaagaacaaaatagATGGTAAGTAGCAAACACTGCCTGTGGCCTGAAAAGTGACGTCGGCTTCTCCCTTCATCAATGTTTCAAGTACGCCATGTTGTTTGACTGACACATGTGTTtagcacaaaaaacaacaacaacaattagtTCTTGAAACATGATCTATTCATAGTAGATACGTCTTCAAAGTATATTTCTCGTATTAAATATGTATAAATGTCTGAAATCAGAACGAGTTAACATCGTCACGTTTGAagggtggtgggggagggggggaggggggctttgGATTGTGTAGAGGGATGCACGATGCTGTAGATTTGAAGATGAGAGAGTGCATTGGCAGGACGCCAAAAAATacacaaagaacaaaaaagCAGAAAATGTGTATAATATCGCGCATGCGCTAaaacaaataagaaagaaaaaaggacATTGACCTCACCACCCATGTTCAAAACCAGTATTTCTTTAGAAAGAACTATATCCCGGCTCTCTCAGAAATTCTGTCACGTCAAGTACTGAAAACAACTCTAAAATTAACAGGGATTACATTACTGTAAGGAAAGAAATCGGGAGATGAAATATCAACATGTCGTCATGACCGGTTGTCGGGTTTCTTTCCGGTTCCGGGATTTTCAGATCTAGGTTTCAATAAAATACCAGAAATTACCGGATAACGCAATCCTTGAGAATAACACATTGTGTATGCTTGTTGACGCTATTCCCGCTGTTGGATATACCCCGCCATGACTTGCTCGCTTACCACGCAGACCTTCAGTTATTCAGTGAACGCAGTCCTGGTGCACCCTGGTACGCTTTGGCCTGCTGCAAAATGTTCGTGTCGCATTCCTGCTTGTACTTCACACTTCTTTAACCACATGTGTTGCCTAATTCGCTTTTTGCCGTGTTGCTCATGATGCACATATCTGTGGTATGCTTTTTTGCTCCCTACGACAGCATAACAACTTTTTTAAGCTGTTTGCGCTGTTCACTGCTGCCTGGAATACATGTTTGCTGCTTTTATGAGCGCTTGTGTTTGTCCTTATAATTACAATTCCACGGATGCTTGATTTACAGAATAAAAAGAACTTAAGTTGTGTGTATTCAAGGTGAAAAATATCTGTACTTCGTTCGGCTGCTTTGCCATTTTAGATCAATCTATTGATGTCGCAAAGCACATGCGTGTACATTCTAAATCACCATGATACATTCAAAATCAGGGTgtttttggtgggtttttttactaATACATTAAATGGGCGATGTGAGCCTGAATTCACACTGATAATTATAGCCTTAAATTCAAGTTATATGACGCGATTTGTTAATATTTGTTTAGCCTCGTACTTTCTTGTAATCTCCAATAACGCTTCTTTCTCATCTGTCCACTCATTTTTTTAACCCACTAACTATGGAAAAATGTGGGATTTAAATATCAAATAAACTAATTTGCCTTTCtaatgaagaaaaagaaagttttgcATTACCATGCCCATCATGCATGCTTTCACCGATATTTACTAAGTGCATCCATCCAACCTGACCCATACTGTATTGACGTCTGTCTTGCTTCAGATGAGGAGTGCAACCGTCGCAAGACACATCGTAACAGACTGCGGAAGAACAAACGAAGGCGAGGCCGAAAGCGGAAGAGAGGAAGGAGGAAGAAATGGCGCAGGCGCAGAAACCGGAAGAGGAAGCGGGGCAGGAGAGGACGTCGCCgggacaaaatgaagaaaaaacgaaaaatTCGACGACGGCGATTGTGTAGGGACAAGGCGTGCAGGTCTAGACACAAACGACGTCGAAAAAATGGCTGCCAGACCCGTCGAAGAGTACGGGGTTAAGGCGTGATCAGGTCAGGTGGATGAGAAGGACGCGTAAGCCACTTGTGAGCTGTCTGCATTTCAGTATCTGTGACCTAATAAACATCGGCGTGAAAATGGCTGCCAGAACCGTCGGTGAACGCGTACGTTGCTAAATTGTTTCAGTCATGTGACCAACGTTTTCATCGAGAAAGATCTGTGGATGTCTTTCAAACTGAAGTTTCCTGATAACCGTCGGCGTGAAATAGGCTGTAAGCACAGTCGTTGATATCGTGATTCACTTGTCTAGGACACGTGACCACGTTTTGGACGTTAAAGATTCATGTAAGTTGGCTCGCCGCTTTTAAACTGAAATGACGTTACAACCTTCGGCCTAAAGGTGGCTGTCGGAACTGTCAGGGAAAACGTGGTTATGTTGAAGACCAACGTTTTTAACGAGAAAGACTGGTaaatgttgttgtgttgtgaGTCTTTCAAACTGAATTGACCTGATAACCGTAGCCGTGATCACGTGTTAGACTTTCTAGGTCAGATAACTTAAAAATGGCTACTAGATCCGTCGGAGATCACGTGTTTGAATTGTGTAGGTCATGTGACAAACGTTTTGAACGAGAAAGACTTATAAGACATG is from Littorina saxatilis isolate snail1 linkage group LG5, US_GU_Lsax_2.0, whole genome shotgun sequence and encodes:
- the LOC138966403 gene encoding R-spondin-2-like — protein: MFLYRQNMRQIGICTPSCPLGYYGVRHQYYSTCNRCHIDHCQACFSRHYCTRCQDPYMAFQGQCIEQCPEGLYYANYSKDCQERVDCIPGPWSQWSVCSRNGRTCGYKWGVQTRTRQILQPPSPNGQACTALSRSQRCRLATRWCSDEECNRRKTHRNRLRKNKRRRGRKRKRGRRKKWRRRRNRKRKRGRRGRRRDKMKKKRKIRRRRLCRDKACRSRHKRRRKNGCQTRRRVRG